One window of the Sulfitobacter alexandrii genome contains the following:
- a CDS encoding ABC transporter permease, which yields MSCLQTIQDYGLRSLGIGERLLPRDNFTLCDQFTLIGSGMLWNIYFGTLALLSGFFLATALGVGKASPNPLLRKPSEWFIFIFRGSPLFIQFFFGYFLFLTLKQQAAIFDPFSAAWLGALVVLFCNTAAYTGEIFYGALQSVPKGDIEAADAYGLSGWKRFRRVIWPTMLRLAWPAYTNEAIFLFHATTLVFFSGFPAVQQKGDALYYASYFADKTFNPFIPYPILAGYFILLTLVIIGLFGLVNARLNRHLPRDGRQKIRLRPNLIR from the coding sequence ATGAGCTGCCTGCAGACCATCCAGGATTACGGGCTGAGATCGCTCGGCATCGGCGAACGCCTCCTGCCACGCGACAACTTCACCCTGTGCGACCAGTTCACGCTGATCGGCTCGGGGATGCTGTGGAACATCTATTTCGGCACCCTCGCGCTGCTCAGCGGTTTCTTTCTGGCCACCGCTCTGGGCGTGGGCAAGGCCAGCCCGAACCCGCTCCTGCGCAAACCGTCGGAGTGGTTCATCTTCATCTTCCGCGGCTCGCCGCTCTTCATCCAGTTCTTCTTCGGCTATTTCCTGTTCCTCACGCTCAAGCAGCAGGCGGCGATCTTCGATCCCTTTTCCGCCGCGTGGCTCGGGGCACTGGTCGTGCTGTTCTGCAACACGGCCGCCTACACGGGCGAGATCTTCTACGGGGCGCTGCAATCGGTTCCCAAGGGCGACATAGAAGCGGCCGACGCCTATGGCCTGTCGGGCTGGAAACGATTTCGCCGGGTGATCTGGCCCACCATGCTGCGCCTTGCGTGGCCCGCCTACACGAACGAGGCCATTTTCCTGTTCCACGCCACCACGCTGGTGTTCTTCAGCGGTTTTCCGGCGGTCCAGCAGAAAGGCGACGCGCTGTATTACGCCAGCTATTTCGCGGACAAGACCTTCAACCCCTTCATTCCGTACCCGATCCTCGCGGGCTATTTCATCCTGCTGACACTGGTCATCATCGGGCTCTTCGGCCTCGTCAACGCCCGGCTCAACCGGCACCTGCCCCGGGACGGCCGCCAAAAAATACGCTTGCGCCCCAATCTGATCCGGTAG
- a CDS encoding ABC transporter permease, translated as MFEACADPSTLEGFGWLWCYLTTGKHLAFYTAFGTVLLLLAITAPTALAFGFGGAMAARARFAPLRWFGKGYIAIVRGVPDIAFFLFFVIALDQAIEYLRHLWKCPDWDQPIRQGSDFLVCQAAKMPLGNSPQWVHETYGFALAVLTFAIVFGAFAANVLFGAMRAVPRAQLETAESYGMSPRQTFWRILVPQMWVYALPGLSNLWMVLIKSTPLLFLLGVEDIVYWARELGAAKTPRFTDYPHGDWRVWYFLALLVFYLVFTRVSEIVLGRLMNRLTRGQATMGGEAQRKAA; from the coding sequence ATGTTTGAAGCCTGCGCCGATCCGTCGACGCTGGAGGGGTTCGGCTGGCTGTGGTGCTACCTGACGACGGGCAAGCATCTCGCCTTCTACACCGCCTTCGGGACCGTGCTGCTGCTGCTGGCGATCACCGCGCCGACCGCGCTGGCCTTCGGCTTTGGCGGGGCCATGGCAGCCAGGGCGCGTTTCGCGCCGCTGCGCTGGTTCGGCAAGGGATACATCGCCATCGTCCGCGGCGTGCCCGACATCGCCTTTTTCCTTTTCTTCGTCATCGCGCTGGACCAGGCAATCGAATACCTGCGCCACCTGTGGAAATGCCCCGACTGGGACCAGCCGATCCGGCAGGGCAGCGACTTTCTGGTCTGCCAGGCCGCAAAGATGCCGCTCGGCAATTCCCCGCAGTGGGTGCACGAAACCTACGGTTTCGCACTTGCGGTGCTGACCTTTGCCATCGTTTTCGGTGCCTTCGCGGCCAACGTGTTGTTCGGCGCGATGCGTGCCGTGCCCCGCGCGCAGCTCGAGACCGCCGAAAGCTACGGCATGTCGCCGCGCCAGACCTTCTGGCGCATTCTCGTGCCGCAGATGTGGGTTTACGCCCTGCCCGGCCTGTCGAACCTGTGGATGGTGCTCATCAAGTCGACCCCCCTGCTCTTCCTGCTCGGGGTCGAGGACATCGTCTACTGGGCGCGGGAGCTCGGGGCGGCCAAGACCCCGCGCTTCACCGATTATCCGCATGGCGACTGGCGGGTGTGGTACTTCCTCGCGCTGCTGGTCTTCTACCTTGTCTTCACGCGGGTGTCGGAAATCGTGCTGGGCCGCCTGATGAACAGGTTGACGCGGGGCCAGGCCACCATGGGCGGCGAAGCGCAAAGGAAAGCGGCATGA
- a CDS encoding transporter substrate-binding domain-containing protein: MKKIILSATALAMMAGSAFADAHSSTVRMGTEGAYPPYNFLNDAGEVDGFEREVGDELCARAELTCEWVTNEWDSIIPNLTSGNYDTIIAGMSITDERDEVIDFTQNYFPPAASAYVAKSADADLTGGVVAAQTSTIQAAHVAESGATLLEFATYDETVAAVMSGEADAVFADKDALAPTVEESGGELSFVGDDVPLGGGIGVGVRESDTELKEKLDAAIQSMKDDGSLNELIIKWFGEDAKTF, from the coding sequence ATGAAAAAGATCATCCTTTCCGCCACGGCGCTGGCCATGATGGCCGGATCGGCATTCGCCGACGCGCATTCCAGCACCGTCCGCATGGGCACCGAGGGCGCCTACCCTCCCTACAACTTCCTCAATGACGCGGGCGAAGTGGACGGGTTCGAGCGTGAAGTGGGCGATGAGCTCTGCGCGCGTGCCGAGCTGACCTGCGAATGGGTCACCAACGAGTGGGACAGCATCATCCCCAACCTGACCTCCGGCAACTACGACACCATCATCGCCGGCATGTCGATCACCGATGAACGGGACGAGGTCATCGACTTCACCCAGAACTACTTCCCGCCCGCCGCTTCCGCCTATGTCGCGAAATCCGCCGACGCGGACCTGACCGGCGGCGTCGTCGCGGCACAGACCAGCACCATCCAGGCGGCGCATGTCGCCGAATCCGGCGCAACCCTGCTGGAATTCGCAACCTACGACGAAACCGTCGCCGCCGTGATGTCGGGCGAAGCCGATGCGGTCTTCGCCGACAAGGACGCCCTGGCCCCCACGGTCGAGGAATCCGGCGGCGAACTGAGCTTTGTCGGCGATGATGTGCCGCTCGGTGGCGGCATCGGCGTTGGCGTCCGCGAAAGCGATACCGAGCTGAAGGAAAAGCTCGACGCGGCGATCCAGTCCATGAAGGATGACGGCAGCCTGAACGAACTCATCATCAAGTGGTTCGGCGAAGACGCCAAGACATTCTGA